The following are encoded together in the Myxocyprinus asiaticus isolate MX2 ecotype Aquarium Trade chromosome 7, UBuf_Myxa_2, whole genome shotgun sequence genome:
- the trim2b gene encoding tripartite motif-containing protein 2 isoform X2 translates to MEALQGSPDSSSEECTVLEALPGKGTGLICSQHKGKVPVFYCLACENAVCEDCINGDHADHPTNSLENIVEQQRTALQDRVDAAKNRLPQIGEAVQCLRDVLQQLNTQRSSIEEDIHSSFSELHKTLDTRKSVLLMELEVTYGLKQKVLQAQLDTLLQEEAAINHNCSLTTEALDGGSKAVVLQTHKEVGEKLSDLASQGLPLQPEENDQLDLMMEIEGLRKSIHNLGTIVTTNAVASQTEASGEGLEQCVVGQPAAVLITTRDKAGGLCKTGNAIISAEVFTPDGSVADGEIVDLKNGMYEYQYTVKKEGDFSLALRLYDQHIKGSPFKLKVTNSPDDSPPTTTAANAASTGSSDGGARKRSAKSPGSRSRQKGVRRGGSLFSTPKKRVNPIEDDLIFRIGTKGRNKGEFTNLQGVAASSTEKILIADSNNQCVQIFSNTGEFQSRFGVRGRLPGQLQRPTGVAVHPNGDIIIADYDNKWVSIFSSEGKYKAKLGSGRLMGPKGVSVDQNGHVIVVDNKACTVFIFQPSGKLVTKFGSRGNGDRQFAGPHFAAVNNNNEIIITDFHNHSVKVFNADGEFLLKFGSNGEGNGQFNAPTGVAVDVNGNIIVADWGNSRIQVFDGSGSFLSYINTAADPLYGPQGLALTSDGHVVVADSGNHCFKVYRYLQ, encoded by the exons ATGGAGGCACTGCAAGGTTCTCCTGATAGCAGCAGTGAGGAATGTACTGTACTGGAAGCCCTGCCTGGCAAGGGAACCGGACTAATTTGCTCTCAACACAAAGGAAAA GTGCCTGTGTTTTACTGTTTGGCATGTGAGAATGCTGTGTGCGAGGACTGTATAAATGGGGATCATGCTGATCATCCTACTAATTCACTGGAAAATATTGTAGAACAACAACGTACAGCACTGCAGGACAGAGTGGATGCAGCTAAGAACAG GCTGCCTCAAATAGGAGAAGCGGTTCAGTGCCTGAGAGATGTTCTGCAGCAGTTGAACACTCAACGGAGCTCTATAGAGGAAgacatccattcttccttcagcGAGCTGCACAAAACCCTCGACACACGCAAGAGCGTCCTGCTCATGGAGCTGGAAGTCACGTATGGACTGAAGCAGAAG GTTCTGCAGGCTCAGTTGGATACTCTTCTGCAGGAGGAAGCTGCCATTAACCATAACTGCAGCCTGACCACTGAGGCCTTGGACGGTGGAAGCAAAGCTGTCGTTCTGCAGACCCATAAAGAGGTAGGGGAGAAACTCAGTGACCTGGCCAGCCAGGGCCTTCCCCTTCAACCAGAGGAGAACGACCAGCTGGATCTCATGATGGAGATCGAAGGACTTCGCAAGTCCATCCACAACCTAGGAACCATTGTCACTACCAATGCTGTGGCCAGTCAGACCGAGGCATCCGGAGAAGGTTTAGAGCAGTGCGTTGTGGGCCAACCTGCTGCTGTCCTCATAACCACAAGGGATAAGGCTGGAGGGTTGTGCAAGACGGGCAACGCCATCATCTCAGCAGAAGTCTTCACACCAGATGGCAGCGTTGCAGATGGCGAAATTGTGGACCTTAAGAACGGAATGTATGAATACCAATACACGGTGAAGAAGGAGGGCGATTTTAGTCTGGCATTGAGACTTTATGATCAGCATATCAAAGGCAGCCCCTTCAAATTAAAAGTCACCAACTCTCCGGATGACTCGCCGCCTACCACCACAGCAGCCAATGCGGCCTCCACGGGTTCCAGCGATGGTGGGGCACGGAAACGGAGCGCTAAGTCTCCAGGGAGCAGAAGCCGACAAAAGGGTGTGAGGCGAGGAGGAAGCTTGTTTAGTACCCCAAAGAAGAGAGTGAACCCGATTGAGGATGATCTCATTTTTAGAATAG GAACAAAAGGGAGGAATAAAGGAGAGTTCACAAACCTCCAAGGAGTAGCAGCTTCTTCAACAGAAAAAATCCTGATTGCAGACAGTAACAATCAGTGTGTGCAG ATATTTTCAAATACAGGAGAGTTTCAAAGCCGGTTTGGAGTACGTGGCCGGTTACCAGGGCAACTACAAAGGCCCACTGGAGTGGCTGTACATCCGAATGGTGACATCATCATTGCTGACTATGACAATAAGTGGGTTAGCATCTTCTCCAGTGAGGGCAAATACAAG GCAAAGCTGGGCTCAGGCAGGCTAATGGGCCCAAAAGGTGTATCCGTGGACCAGAATGGTCACGTTATCGTTGTGGACAACAAGGCCTGCACGGTTTTCATCTTTCAGCCCAGTGGTAAACTTGTCACAAAGTTTGGCAGCAGGGGAAACGGTGACAGACAGTTTGCAG GCCCACACTTTGCAGCAgtcaacaacaacaatgaaataATTATCACAGACTTTCATAATCACTCTGTTAAG GTGTTCAATGCAGATGGTGAATTCTTGCTTAAATTTGGCTCAAACGGTGAAGGCAATGGCCAGTTCAATGCTCCTACAGGGGTCGCTGTGGATGTCAATGGGAACATTATAGTGGCAGACTGGGGAAACAGCCGTATACAG GTGTTTGACGGAAGTGGATCGTTCCTCTCTTACATCAACACAGCTGCCGACCCTCTCTATGGACCCCAGGGCCTGGCTCTAACCTCTGATGGCCATGTTGTGGTGGCTGATTCggggaaccactgctttaaagtGTATCGATACCTGCAATGA
- the trim2b gene encoding tripartite motif-containing protein 2 isoform X1 has translation MIKLLNQQTIYHHYTRTSKFPKYSYFSSVSGLCFLHPCIVGAVTPSNRMEALQGSPDSSSEECTVLEALPGKGTGLICSQHKGKVPVFYCLACENAVCEDCINGDHADHPTNSLENIVEQQRTALQDRVDAAKNRLPQIGEAVQCLRDVLQQLNTQRSSIEEDIHSSFSELHKTLDTRKSVLLMELEVTYGLKQKVLQAQLDTLLQEEAAINHNCSLTTEALDGGSKAVVLQTHKEVGEKLSDLASQGLPLQPEENDQLDLMMEIEGLRKSIHNLGTIVTTNAVASQTEASGEGLEQCVVGQPAAVLITTRDKAGGLCKTGNAIISAEVFTPDGSVADGEIVDLKNGMYEYQYTVKKEGDFSLALRLYDQHIKGSPFKLKVTNSPDDSPPTTTAANAASTGSSDGGARKRSAKSPGSRSRQKGVRRGGSLFSTPKKRVNPIEDDLIFRIGTKGRNKGEFTNLQGVAASSTEKILIADSNNQCVQIFSNTGEFQSRFGVRGRLPGQLQRPTGVAVHPNGDIIIADYDNKWVSIFSSEGKYKAKLGSGRLMGPKGVSVDQNGHVIVVDNKACTVFIFQPSGKLVTKFGSRGNGDRQFAGPHFAAVNNNNEIIITDFHNHSVKVFNADGEFLLKFGSNGEGNGQFNAPTGVAVDVNGNIIVADWGNSRIQVFDGSGSFLSYINTAADPLYGPQGLALTSDGHVVVADSGNHCFKVYRYLQ, from the exons ATGATCAAACTACTTAATCAGCAAACAATATACCATCATTACACTCGCACATCAAAATTCCCAAAATATTCATACTTCTCTTCTGTTTCAGGTTTGTGCTTTCTGCATCCTTGTATTGTGGGAGCAGTTACACCATCCAACCGCATGGAGGCACTGCAAGGTTCTCCTGATAGCAGCAGTGAGGAATGTACTGTACTGGAAGCCCTGCCTGGCAAGGGAACCGGACTAATTTGCTCTCAACACAAAGGAAAA GTGCCTGTGTTTTACTGTTTGGCATGTGAGAATGCTGTGTGCGAGGACTGTATAAATGGGGATCATGCTGATCATCCTACTAATTCACTGGAAAATATTGTAGAACAACAACGTACAGCACTGCAGGACAGAGTGGATGCAGCTAAGAACAG GCTGCCTCAAATAGGAGAAGCGGTTCAGTGCCTGAGAGATGTTCTGCAGCAGTTGAACACTCAACGGAGCTCTATAGAGGAAgacatccattcttccttcagcGAGCTGCACAAAACCCTCGACACACGCAAGAGCGTCCTGCTCATGGAGCTGGAAGTCACGTATGGACTGAAGCAGAAG GTTCTGCAGGCTCAGTTGGATACTCTTCTGCAGGAGGAAGCTGCCATTAACCATAACTGCAGCCTGACCACTGAGGCCTTGGACGGTGGAAGCAAAGCTGTCGTTCTGCAGACCCATAAAGAGGTAGGGGAGAAACTCAGTGACCTGGCCAGCCAGGGCCTTCCCCTTCAACCAGAGGAGAACGACCAGCTGGATCTCATGATGGAGATCGAAGGACTTCGCAAGTCCATCCACAACCTAGGAACCATTGTCACTACCAATGCTGTGGCCAGTCAGACCGAGGCATCCGGAGAAGGTTTAGAGCAGTGCGTTGTGGGCCAACCTGCTGCTGTCCTCATAACCACAAGGGATAAGGCTGGAGGGTTGTGCAAGACGGGCAACGCCATCATCTCAGCAGAAGTCTTCACACCAGATGGCAGCGTTGCAGATGGCGAAATTGTGGACCTTAAGAACGGAATGTATGAATACCAATACACGGTGAAGAAGGAGGGCGATTTTAGTCTGGCATTGAGACTTTATGATCAGCATATCAAAGGCAGCCCCTTCAAATTAAAAGTCACCAACTCTCCGGATGACTCGCCGCCTACCACCACAGCAGCCAATGCGGCCTCCACGGGTTCCAGCGATGGTGGGGCACGGAAACGGAGCGCTAAGTCTCCAGGGAGCAGAAGCCGACAAAAGGGTGTGAGGCGAGGAGGAAGCTTGTTTAGTACCCCAAAGAAGAGAGTGAACCCGATTGAGGATGATCTCATTTTTAGAATAG GAACAAAAGGGAGGAATAAAGGAGAGTTCACAAACCTCCAAGGAGTAGCAGCTTCTTCAACAGAAAAAATCCTGATTGCAGACAGTAACAATCAGTGTGTGCAG ATATTTTCAAATACAGGAGAGTTTCAAAGCCGGTTTGGAGTACGTGGCCGGTTACCAGGGCAACTACAAAGGCCCACTGGAGTGGCTGTACATCCGAATGGTGACATCATCATTGCTGACTATGACAATAAGTGGGTTAGCATCTTCTCCAGTGAGGGCAAATACAAG GCAAAGCTGGGCTCAGGCAGGCTAATGGGCCCAAAAGGTGTATCCGTGGACCAGAATGGTCACGTTATCGTTGTGGACAACAAGGCCTGCACGGTTTTCATCTTTCAGCCCAGTGGTAAACTTGTCACAAAGTTTGGCAGCAGGGGAAACGGTGACAGACAGTTTGCAG GCCCACACTTTGCAGCAgtcaacaacaacaatgaaataATTATCACAGACTTTCATAATCACTCTGTTAAG GTGTTCAATGCAGATGGTGAATTCTTGCTTAAATTTGGCTCAAACGGTGAAGGCAATGGCCAGTTCAATGCTCCTACAGGGGTCGCTGTGGATGTCAATGGGAACATTATAGTGGCAGACTGGGGAAACAGCCGTATACAG GTGTTTGACGGAAGTGGATCGTTCCTCTCTTACATCAACACAGCTGCCGACCCTCTCTATGGACCCCAGGGCCTGGCTCTAACCTCTGATGGCCATGTTGTGGTGGCTGATTCggggaaccactgctttaaagtGTATCGATACCTGCAATGA
- the trim2b gene encoding tripartite motif-containing protein 2 isoform X3, translating into MQLRTGEAVQCLRDVLQQLNTQRSSIEEDIHSSFSELHKTLDTRKSVLLMELEVTYGLKQKVLQAQLDTLLQEEAAINHNCSLTTEALDGGSKAVVLQTHKEVGEKLSDLASQGLPLQPEENDQLDLMMEIEGLRKSIHNLGTIVTTNAVASQTEASGEGLEQCVVGQPAAVLITTRDKAGGLCKTGNAIISAEVFTPDGSVADGEIVDLKNGMYEYQYTVKKEGDFSLALRLYDQHIKGSPFKLKVTNSPDDSPPTTTAANAASTGSSDGGARKRSAKSPGSRSRQKGVRRGGSLFSTPKKRVNPIEDDLIFRIGTKGRNKGEFTNLQGVAASSTEKILIADSNNQCVQIFSNTGEFQSRFGVRGRLPGQLQRPTGVAVHPNGDIIIADYDNKWVSIFSSEGKYKAKLGSGRLMGPKGVSVDQNGHVIVVDNKACTVFIFQPSGKLVTKFGSRGNGDRQFAGPHFAAVNNNNEIIITDFHNHSVKVFNADGEFLLKFGSNGEGNGQFNAPTGVAVDVNGNIIVADWGNSRIQVFDGSGSFLSYINTAADPLYGPQGLALTSDGHVVVADSGNHCFKVYRYLQ; encoded by the exons ATGCAGCTAAGAACAG GAGAAGCGGTTCAGTGCCTGAGAGATGTTCTGCAGCAGTTGAACACTCAACGGAGCTCTATAGAGGAAgacatccattcttccttcagcGAGCTGCACAAAACCCTCGACACACGCAAGAGCGTCCTGCTCATGGAGCTGGAAGTCACGTATGGACTGAAGCAGAAG GTTCTGCAGGCTCAGTTGGATACTCTTCTGCAGGAGGAAGCTGCCATTAACCATAACTGCAGCCTGACCACTGAGGCCTTGGACGGTGGAAGCAAAGCTGTCGTTCTGCAGACCCATAAAGAGGTAGGGGAGAAACTCAGTGACCTGGCCAGCCAGGGCCTTCCCCTTCAACCAGAGGAGAACGACCAGCTGGATCTCATGATGGAGATCGAAGGACTTCGCAAGTCCATCCACAACCTAGGAACCATTGTCACTACCAATGCTGTGGCCAGTCAGACCGAGGCATCCGGAGAAGGTTTAGAGCAGTGCGTTGTGGGCCAACCTGCTGCTGTCCTCATAACCACAAGGGATAAGGCTGGAGGGTTGTGCAAGACGGGCAACGCCATCATCTCAGCAGAAGTCTTCACACCAGATGGCAGCGTTGCAGATGGCGAAATTGTGGACCTTAAGAACGGAATGTATGAATACCAATACACGGTGAAGAAGGAGGGCGATTTTAGTCTGGCATTGAGACTTTATGATCAGCATATCAAAGGCAGCCCCTTCAAATTAAAAGTCACCAACTCTCCGGATGACTCGCCGCCTACCACCACAGCAGCCAATGCGGCCTCCACGGGTTCCAGCGATGGTGGGGCACGGAAACGGAGCGCTAAGTCTCCAGGGAGCAGAAGCCGACAAAAGGGTGTGAGGCGAGGAGGAAGCTTGTTTAGTACCCCAAAGAAGAGAGTGAACCCGATTGAGGATGATCTCATTTTTAGAATAG GAACAAAAGGGAGGAATAAAGGAGAGTTCACAAACCTCCAAGGAGTAGCAGCTTCTTCAACAGAAAAAATCCTGATTGCAGACAGTAACAATCAGTGTGTGCAG ATATTTTCAAATACAGGAGAGTTTCAAAGCCGGTTTGGAGTACGTGGCCGGTTACCAGGGCAACTACAAAGGCCCACTGGAGTGGCTGTACATCCGAATGGTGACATCATCATTGCTGACTATGACAATAAGTGGGTTAGCATCTTCTCCAGTGAGGGCAAATACAAG GCAAAGCTGGGCTCAGGCAGGCTAATGGGCCCAAAAGGTGTATCCGTGGACCAGAATGGTCACGTTATCGTTGTGGACAACAAGGCCTGCACGGTTTTCATCTTTCAGCCCAGTGGTAAACTTGTCACAAAGTTTGGCAGCAGGGGAAACGGTGACAGACAGTTTGCAG GCCCACACTTTGCAGCAgtcaacaacaacaatgaaataATTATCACAGACTTTCATAATCACTCTGTTAAG GTGTTCAATGCAGATGGTGAATTCTTGCTTAAATTTGGCTCAAACGGTGAAGGCAATGGCCAGTTCAATGCTCCTACAGGGGTCGCTGTGGATGTCAATGGGAACATTATAGTGGCAGACTGGGGAAACAGCCGTATACAG GTGTTTGACGGAAGTGGATCGTTCCTCTCTTACATCAACACAGCTGCCGACCCTCTCTATGGACCCCAGGGCCTGGCTCTAACCTCTGATGGCCATGTTGTGGTGGCTGATTCggggaaccactgctttaaagtGTATCGATACCTGCAATGA
- the trim2b gene encoding tripartite motif-containing protein 2 isoform X4 yields MIKLLNQQTIYHHYTRTSKFPKYSYFSSVSGLCFLHPCIVGAVTPSNRMEALQGSPDSSSEECTVLEALPGKGTGLICSQHKGKVPVFYCLACENAVCEDCINGDHADHPTNSLENIVEQQRTALQDRVDAAKNRLPQIGEAVQCLRDVLQQLNTQRSSIEEDIHSSFSELHKTLDTRKSVLLMELEVTYGLKQKVLQAQLDTLLQEEAAINHNCSLTTEALDGGSKAVVLQTHKEVGEKLSDLASQGLPLQPEENDQLDLMMEIEGLRKSIHNLGTIVTTNAVASQTEASGEGLEQCVVGQPAAVLITTRDKAGGLCKTGNAIISAEVFTPDGSVADGEIVDLKNGMYEYQYTVKKEGDFSLALRLYDQHIKGSPFKLKVTNSPDDSPPTTTAANAASTGSSDGGARKRSAKSPGSRSRQKGVRRGGSLFSTPKKRVNPIEDDLIFRIGTKGRNKGEFTNLQGVAASSTEKILIADSNNQCVQIFSNTGEFQSRFGVRGRLPGQLQRPTGVAVHPNGDIIIADYDNKWVSIFSSEGKYKASYIMQSWAQAG; encoded by the exons ATGATCAAACTACTTAATCAGCAAACAATATACCATCATTACACTCGCACATCAAAATTCCCAAAATATTCATACTTCTCTTCTGTTTCAGGTTTGTGCTTTCTGCATCCTTGTATTGTGGGAGCAGTTACACCATCCAACCGCATGGAGGCACTGCAAGGTTCTCCTGATAGCAGCAGTGAGGAATGTACTGTACTGGAAGCCCTGCCTGGCAAGGGAACCGGACTAATTTGCTCTCAACACAAAGGAAAA GTGCCTGTGTTTTACTGTTTGGCATGTGAGAATGCTGTGTGCGAGGACTGTATAAATGGGGATCATGCTGATCATCCTACTAATTCACTGGAAAATATTGTAGAACAACAACGTACAGCACTGCAGGACAGAGTGGATGCAGCTAAGAACAG GCTGCCTCAAATAGGAGAAGCGGTTCAGTGCCTGAGAGATGTTCTGCAGCAGTTGAACACTCAACGGAGCTCTATAGAGGAAgacatccattcttccttcagcGAGCTGCACAAAACCCTCGACACACGCAAGAGCGTCCTGCTCATGGAGCTGGAAGTCACGTATGGACTGAAGCAGAAG GTTCTGCAGGCTCAGTTGGATACTCTTCTGCAGGAGGAAGCTGCCATTAACCATAACTGCAGCCTGACCACTGAGGCCTTGGACGGTGGAAGCAAAGCTGTCGTTCTGCAGACCCATAAAGAGGTAGGGGAGAAACTCAGTGACCTGGCCAGCCAGGGCCTTCCCCTTCAACCAGAGGAGAACGACCAGCTGGATCTCATGATGGAGATCGAAGGACTTCGCAAGTCCATCCACAACCTAGGAACCATTGTCACTACCAATGCTGTGGCCAGTCAGACCGAGGCATCCGGAGAAGGTTTAGAGCAGTGCGTTGTGGGCCAACCTGCTGCTGTCCTCATAACCACAAGGGATAAGGCTGGAGGGTTGTGCAAGACGGGCAACGCCATCATCTCAGCAGAAGTCTTCACACCAGATGGCAGCGTTGCAGATGGCGAAATTGTGGACCTTAAGAACGGAATGTATGAATACCAATACACGGTGAAGAAGGAGGGCGATTTTAGTCTGGCATTGAGACTTTATGATCAGCATATCAAAGGCAGCCCCTTCAAATTAAAAGTCACCAACTCTCCGGATGACTCGCCGCCTACCACCACAGCAGCCAATGCGGCCTCCACGGGTTCCAGCGATGGTGGGGCACGGAAACGGAGCGCTAAGTCTCCAGGGAGCAGAAGCCGACAAAAGGGTGTGAGGCGAGGAGGAAGCTTGTTTAGTACCCCAAAGAAGAGAGTGAACCCGATTGAGGATGATCTCATTTTTAGAATAG GAACAAAAGGGAGGAATAAAGGAGAGTTCACAAACCTCCAAGGAGTAGCAGCTTCTTCAACAGAAAAAATCCTGATTGCAGACAGTAACAATCAGTGTGTGCAG ATATTTTCAAATACAGGAGAGTTTCAAAGCCGGTTTGGAGTACGTGGCCGGTTACCAGGGCAACTACAAAGGCCCACTGGAGTGGCTGTACATCCGAATGGTGACATCATCATTGCTGACTATGACAATAAGTGGGTTAGCATCTTCTCCAGTGAGGGCAAATACAAGGCGAGTTATATTAT GCAAAGCTGGGCTCAGGCAGGCTAA